One window of Paenibacillus sp. FSL K6-3182 genomic DNA carries:
- a CDS encoding acetate uptake transporter has product MHNEHHSNVKIVTADPSAIGLFGLAIVTLVASSQKLGLTDGLSLVIPWAIFLGAFAQLFASIQDAKHNNTFGMTAFGAYAFFWMAMAGSWLIKLGVFGAELAAIADGKQLGFAFVGYLIFSLLMTIGAAETNKVLFFIFVLIDLLFLGLSFDAFGVAPDVFHALAAYAEMGIALLSLYAAGAAVLNTHFGRVFLPIGRPFGIFKPRS; this is encoded by the coding sequence ATGCATAATGAACATCATTCCAATGTCAAAATTGTAACAGCCGACCCAAGCGCCATCGGCTTATTTGGGCTGGCTATCGTTACGCTCGTAGCTTCCTCGCAGAAGCTCGGCTTAACTGACGGTCTAAGCCTCGTTATTCCATGGGCGATTTTTCTAGGCGCCTTTGCTCAGCTCTTTGCTTCTATTCAAGATGCAAAACATAACAATACATTCGGTATGACCGCCTTTGGCGCTTATGCTTTCTTCTGGATGGCGATGGCCGGCAGCTGGCTGATCAAGCTCGGTGTGTTCGGCGCTGAGCTGGCTGCAATCGCAGATGGCAAGCAGCTTGGTTTTGCTTTTGTCGGTTATCTCATTTTCTCGCTGCTGATGACTATCGGAGCTGCAGAGACCAATAAAGTATTATTCTTCATCTTCGTTCTAATTGATCTGCTTTTCCTTGGACTGAGCTTCGATGCATTCGGAGTAGCACCCGACGTGTTCCACGCACTAGCTGCCTATGCGGAGATGGGTATTGCTCTCCTATCGCTATATGCCGCAGGCGCAGCTGTACTGAACACCCATTTTGGACGTGTGTTTCTGCCAATCGGTCGGCCTTTTGGCATCTTCAAGCCTCGTTCATAA